The Psilocybe cubensis strain MGC-MH-2018 chromosome 7, whole genome shotgun sequence genome has a window encoding:
- a CDS encoding Laccase, translating into MTVIEADSQSVQPLTVNEITIFAGQRYSFILYANNPVGNYWIRSQPTYPDDGIQGYAGGINSAILRYSGAPAVNPTTKKASITIPLVEADLRPLYSPAAPGLPSPGAADVNIKLDISYNSPSETFFVNNFTFPEVPVPVLLQILSGAQSANDLLPAGSVYTLPPNKVIEISMPGGRPGSPHPMHLHGHDFSVVRSAGSNRYNYANPVRRDVVNIGREDTDNVTIRFKTDNSGPWILHCHIFMP; encoded by the exons ATG ACCGTCATCGAAGCTGACTCTCAGAGCGTGCAACCTCTTACTGTGAATGAAATTACTATCTTCGCGGGTCAACGATattcttttattctttatGCCAATAATCCGGTCGGAAACTACTGGATTCGGTCGCAGCCTACATACCCAGATGATGGGATACAAGGCTATGCAGGAGGCATCAACTCTGCCATACTACGTTACTCTGGAGCCCCCGCAGTCAATCCAACGACAAAAAAGGCTTCCATTACTATTCCTTTGGTTGAAGCAGATCTACGGCCTCTCTATAGCCCGGCCGCCCCGGGCCTTCCATCTCCAGGAGCTGCCGACGTCAACATCAAGCTCGATATTTCTTACAACTCACCTTCCGAGACGTTTTTCGTTAATAATTTCACCTTCCCAGAAGTCCCGGTTCCAGTGTTGCTCCAGATACTCAGCGGAGCCCAGTCAGCAAATGATTTGCTCCCCGCCGGATCGGTTTATACTCTCCCCCCTAATAAAGTCATAGAAATATCTATGCCCGGTGGAAGGCCCGGAAGCCCA CACCCTATGCATTTGCATGGC CACGATTTCTCCGTCGTGCGAAGCGCCGGCAGCAATCGGTACAACTATGCCAATCCTGTCAGGCGCGACGTAGTGAACATAGGAAGGGAAGATACGGACAACGTTACCATACGTTTCAAGACCGACAATTCCGGCCCTTGGATCCTGCACTG CCACATATTCATGCCCTGA
- a CDS encoding Laccase-2 gives MHILYSIIGLSCGLRAYALMIGPSANLIIGNKAIAPDGYKRSAVLAGASFNTLSFPGPVIRATKGDTLQINVVDQLTDSTMLMGTSIHWHGFYQKGTSWADGVVGVTQCPIAPGHSFLYQFPTADQAGTFWYHSHYSTQYCDGLRGALIVYDPTDPYRTCRFYARTAQVDNHCILISETTIITLADWYHLASPQQSLPANINSVLINGQGRFPGGPESPLSVIKVVPNKRYRFRLISMSCDPAFTFSIDGHPMTVIEADSQSVQPLTVNEITIHAGQRYSFILYANNPIGNYWIRSHPNDDGLKGYAGGINSAILRYYGAPTKDPTTSKASVSNPLIEANLRPLYNPAAPGIPSPGAADVNINLEITYNNDTQKFLVNNVPFADVPVPVLLQILSGGQSAIDLLPAGSVYTLPPNKVIEISMPGGSTGSPHPMHLHGHDFSVVRSAGSKQYNYVNPVRRDVVNLGESRAEDNVTVRFKTDNSGPWILHCHIDWHLEAGLAVVFAEDAPSVKLSNPPPAWDQLCPIYNALPPQTFH, from the exons ATGCATATCCTGTACAGTATCATTGGACTTTCATGTGGCCTTCGTGCCTACGCCCTCATGATAGGCCCATCGGCTAATTTGATCATTGGAAACAAAGCCATCGCTCCCGATGGATACAAACGCTC TGCTGTTTTGGCTGGTGCATCTTTCAATACGTTATCCTTTCCCGGACCTGTGATCAGGGCAACAAAG GGTGACACGCTGCAAATAAACGTCGTAGATCAGTTGACCGATTCCACCATGTTAATGGGTACAAGCATC CACTGGCATGGGTTCTACCAGAAAGGGACTAGTTGGGCAGACGGCGTTGTGGGTGTAACTCAGTGCCCTATTGCTCCTGGTCACTCTTTCTTGTATCAATTTCCCACAGCCGACCAGGCTGGGACTTTCTGGTACCATTCTCATTATT CTACACAGTATTGTGATGGCCTTAGAGGTGCCTTGATTGTGTATGATCCAACTGATCCCTATCGGACCTG TCGTTTTTACGCCCGAACTGCACAAGTTGATAACCATTGCATCCTAATTTCAGAAACGACGATTATTACGCTTGCAGACTG GTATCATCTGGCTTCTCCCCAACAGTCTCTTCCCGCTAATATAAACTCGGTTTTGATCAACGGACAAGGACGCTTTCCAGGAGGACCCGAATCTCCACTGTCAGTTATAAAGGTGGTTCCAAACAAGCGTTACCGATTCCGTTTAATCTCTATGTCCTGTGATCCTGCATTTACTTTCTCAATTGACGGACATCCGATG ACTGTTATTGAGGCTGACTCCCAGAGCGTACAACCTCTTACGGTTAATGAGATTACCATCCACGCCGGTCAAAGATATTCCTTCATTCTTTATGCCAACAATCCCATCGGGAACTACTGGATTCGGTCGCACCCCAACGATGATGGATTGAAAGGCTATGCAGGAGGCATTAACTCTGCCATACTGCGTTACTACGGCGCACCCActaaagacccaaccacgTCAAAGGCTTCCGTCTCGAATCCTTTGATTGAGGCAAATCTACGACCCCTCTACAATCCTGCTGCTCCCGGAATTCCATCCCCAGGAGCTGCCGACGTCAATATTAATTTAGAAATCACTTACAACAACGACACTCAGAAATTTCTCGTCAATAACGTTCCCTTCGCAGACGTCCCGGTTCCAGTGTTGCTTCAAATTCTCAGTGGAGGACAGTCAGCAATTGATTTACTCCCAGCTGGATCAGTATATACACTTCCCCCGAACAAAGTTATAGAAATTTCTATGCCCGGTGGTAGCACTGGAAGCCCG CATCCTATGCATTTACACGGT CACGACTTCTCGGTTGTGCGAAGCGCCGGTAGCAAACAATACAATTATGTGAATCCTGTTAGGCGCGATGTGGTTAACCTAGGCGAAAGTAGAGCTGAAGATAACGTCACCGTACGCTTCAAGACCGACAACTCTGGCCCTTGGATTCTTCATTG CCACATTGATTGGCATCTTGAAGC TGGTTTGGCTGTTGTGTTCGCGGAGGATGCTCCGTCAGTCAAGCTCAGCAATCCCCCTC CTGCTTGGGATCAACTTTGTCCTATCTATAACGCTTTACCGCCTCAAACCTTTCACTGA
- a CDS encoding Laccase-2 — MHLLKGLIALGWVLQAYAVAIGPTTNLVIGNQVIAPDGLRRSAVLAGASASTLSFPGPVIRATKGDTLQVNVIDQLTDTSMLTGTSIHWHGIHQKGTSWADGVVGVTQCPIAPGKSFLYKFPTAEQAGTFWYHSHYSTQYCDGLRGALIVYDPEDPYRTWYDIDDESTVITLADWYHKVAHLEPIPTEADATLINGKGRYPGGPASPLSTVIEADSQSVQPLTVNEITIYAGQRYSFVLYANNPVGNYWIRALPDEDGPSKDLFKNGINSAILRYSGAPAVDPTTQKASPANPLVEANLRPLYNPAAPGVPSPGKADVNLKIGITFNNTTSKFFVNNATFTEVKVPVLLQILSKKYQPNQLLPAGSVYTLPPNKVIEISMPGGSTGSPHPMHLHGVRY; from the exons ATGCATCTTCTCAAAGGCCTCATAGCCCTTGGATGGGTACTTCAAGCCTACGCTGTTGCAATAGGTCCGACCACCAATTTGGTTATCGGAAATCAAGTCATAGCTCCTGATGGACTTAGGCGCTC AGCCGTGTTGGCTGGAGCCTCAGCCAGCACTCTATCCTTCCCCGGACCTGTAATTCGGGCTACAAAG GGTGATACGTTGCAGGTGAACGTCATAGATCAATTGACGGATACTAGCATGTTGACTGGAACGAGTATT CACTGGCACGGCATTCACCAAAAAGGAACCAGTTGGGCAGATGGCGTTGTTGGCGTGACTCAATGCCCAATTGCTCCTGGCAAGTCTTTCCTGTATAAATTTCCTACAGCCGAGCAAGCTGGGACTTTCTGGTACCATTCCCACTATT CTACTCAATATTGCGACGGCCTTAGAGGAGCTTTGATTGTTTACGATCCAGAGGATCCCTACCGAACTTG GTATGACATTGATGATG AATCGACAGTGATTACCCTTGCAGATTG GTATCACAAAGTTGCTCATTTAGAGCCTATCCCTACTGAAGCAGACGCTACTTTGATCAACGGAAAGGGTCGCTATCCTGGCGGTCCTGCTTCGCCCCTGTCG ACTGTTATCGAGGCCGACTCTCAGAGCGTACAACCTCTTACGGTTAACGAAATTACCATCTACGCAGGCCAAAGGTATTCCTTTGTTCTCTATGCCAACAACCCCGTCGGAAACTACTGGATCCGAGCACTTCCCGATGAAGATGGTCCTTCTAAAGATCTATTTAAGAATGGAATCAATTCTGCCATCCTCCGTTACAGTGGTGCACCAGCTGTCGACCCAACAACACAGAAAGCATCTCCTGCCAATCCACTAGTTGAGGCAAATCTGCGACCTCTCTACAATCCTGCCGCTCCAGGTGTTCCTTCCCCAGGAAAAGCCGACGTCAACCTCAAGATAGGCATCACTTTCAACAATACAACCAGCAAGTTTTTTGTCAATAATGCCACCTTCACGGAAGTCAAAGTTCCAGTATTGCTCCAAATTCTTAGCAAGAAATACCAGCCCAATCAGCTTCTCCCTGCCGGATCAGTATACACTCTCCCTCCTAACAAAGTCATAGAAATATCTATGCCTGGTGGGAGTACTGGAAGCCCG CATCCTATGCATCTGCACGGCGTACGATACTGA